The following coding sequences are from one bacterium BMS3Abin14 window:
- a CDS encoding thermophilic serine proteinase precursor, with translation MKARFAAGMITAFFLLSLGALALGRPVNRGGEVSGKWNRKNYVPGEVLVKFRPGTDEWDRDQARRGIRAGEHRRLGRIGVEKVELPPGMSVEDAVRTLENDPRVEYAEPNRRVVYLGIPIQLPDDPAFLNGSQWYLNKTPLISGSVGSKSFSVDVDIDAPEAWGVMGSTFDSTMTAGVGVIDSGDGSAGIFSDSTGYIPNHEDLLNSLLFVNTGEALGTGLDNDANGYVDDVNGWDWADFPNDNAPADTPVDPDAPYHGTRISGIIAAAWGNGTGIAGIGMEALRVLPLRGGPFASDYIAAIGYAAALADTGENVRVLNGSWAIIPPGQDYPPLRAAITDAGASGLIFVAAAGNDNSDLPELNNDIVPVYPASYSTSLTNVLSVAAADSTGALADFSHFGPASVQIAAPGTFIYATSGGFNGYAYVRGTSFAAPIAAAALGLIMAADPGLTPAQAIGRLIDGGDFDARLAGVVKSGKRVNLAGALAPFYPYSGLAPLDVTQSITMYSDSIGAQYATFISAVSSSRSIAVLKGDAAAGWAVSPVSPGIASFTLSFTNVLDPVGSWETGPWRVTGIAPFTANPAVGNTVAFTSLLAIAGTPTWSVMDTSVGSIDPVTGVFTALAEGRTRVSLSIGGIPADTSGVIMVMPPLPSGGGGGCFIATAAFESYEAPAVKVLRDFRDDDLLTNGPGRWFVAMYYRYSPPAARWLNGHSWLKPAIRVLLFPLIGFAWVSLKVGPVWAALLLTLLLMSMVFLTWKFGSSG, from the coding sequence GTGCTGGTAAAGTTCCGGCCGGGCACGGATGAATGGGACCGGGACCAGGCCAGGAGGGGCATCAGGGCGGGTGAGCACAGGCGGCTCGGCCGCATCGGCGTGGAAAAGGTGGAGCTCCCCCCCGGCATGAGCGTGGAGGATGCCGTCAGGACGCTGGAGAACGACCCCCGGGTGGAGTATGCCGAGCCCAACAGGAGGGTTGTTTACCTGGGCATACCCATCCAGCTGCCCGATGATCCCGCATTCCTAAACGGAAGCCAGTGGTACCTGAACAAAACGCCCCTCATCAGCGGTTCCGTGGGCTCCAAGTCATTCTCCGTAGATGTTGACATCGATGCCCCGGAGGCGTGGGGGGTGATGGGGTCGACCTTCGACTCGACCATGACGGCCGGGGTCGGCGTCATCGATTCGGGGGACGGCTCGGCCGGCATTTTCAGCGATTCGACGGGGTATATCCCCAACCACGAGGACCTGCTCAATTCCCTGCTCTTCGTCAACACCGGAGAGGCATTGGGAACCGGTTTAGACAATGACGCAAACGGCTATGTCGACGACGTCAACGGCTGGGACTGGGCCGATTTCCCCAATGACAACGCCCCGGCCGACACGCCCGTAGATCCCGACGCACCCTATCATGGTACAAGAATATCGGGGATCATTGCGGCGGCCTGGGGCAACGGCACGGGGATCGCCGGGATAGGGATGGAAGCCCTTCGGGTCCTTCCCCTCCGTGGCGGTCCGTTCGCCAGTGACTACATAGCTGCCATAGGCTACGCCGCCGCCCTGGCGGACACGGGGGAGAACGTGCGGGTCCTCAACGGGAGTTGGGCAATCATTCCTCCGGGGCAGGACTACCCGCCCCTTAGGGCCGCCATTACGGATGCCGGCGCGTCGGGTCTCATATTCGTCGCCGCCGCCGGGAACGACAATTCGGACCTCCCCGAACTTAATAACGACATTGTTCCCGTCTACCCGGCCTCCTACTCCACCTCCCTCACCAACGTCCTGTCGGTGGCCGCCGCCGACAGCACCGGGGCCCTCGCTGACTTCTCCCATTTCGGGCCCGCCTCCGTCCAGATAGCCGCCCCCGGCACGTTTATCTACGCAACGTCCGGAGGTTTCAACGGCTATGCCTACGTCAGAGGGACCTCCTTCGCCGCCCCCATCGCGGCCGCGGCGCTGGGCCTGATCATGGCGGCCGACCCCGGTCTTACGCCCGCGCAGGCCATAGGCCGGCTTATCGATGGAGGGGATTTCGACGCCCGGTTAGCCGGAGTAGTGAAATCGGGCAAGCGCGTCAACCTGGCCGGCGCCCTGGCCCCGTTTTATCCCTACTCGGGGTTGGCTCCCCTGGATGTGACACAGTCCATCACCATGTACTCCGATTCCATCGGCGCGCAGTACGCAACCTTTATCAGCGCGGTCAGCAGCAGTAGATCAATCGCCGTCCTTAAGGGGGATGCCGCCGCAGGGTGGGCCGTGTCCCCCGTGTCGCCGGGCATCGCCAGCTTCACCCTGTCCTTCACGAATGTCTTGGACCCCGTGGGTTCCTGGGAGACCGGCCCGTGGAGGGTGACGGGGATCGCGCCCTTCACGGCCAACCCCGCCGTGGGGAACACCGTCGCCTTTACAAGCCTGCTTGCCATCGCCGGGACCCCCACATGGTCGGTAATGGATACCTCGGTCGGATCCATTGATCCTGTTACCGGGGTATTCACGGCGCTGGCGGAAGGGCGGACGCGGGTCAGCCTGAGTATCGGCGGGATACCCGCCGATACCAGCGGAGTTATCATGGTTATGCCCCCGCTGCCATCCGGAGGCGGCGGAGGATGCTTCATCGCCACGGCGGCTTTCGAGTCCTACGAGGCCCCCGCCGTGAAGGTGCTCAGGGATTTCAGGGACGACGATCTTTTGACCAACGGCCCGGGAAGGTGGTTTGTCGCCATGTACTACCGGTATTCGCCCCCGGCTGCCCGATGGCTTAACGGCCACTCTTGGCTTAAACCGGCTATCCGCGTCCTCCTGTTTCCCCTCATCGGCTTCGCTTGGGTGTCCCTGAAAGTCGGACCCGTCTGGGCCGCCCTGCTGCTCACCCTTTTACTCATGTCCATGGTTTTCCTGACCTGGAAATTCGGTTCATCCGGTTAA